A region of Coccinella septempunctata chromosome 5, icCocSept1.1, whole genome shotgun sequence DNA encodes the following proteins:
- the LOC123313197 gene encoding probable RNA-binding protein EIF1AD has product MWVKPGSFVIIQPIQEGVKVKGEIVRVLITQHIKYYKEDKIWPAAFYEKPELEESDDDNDDGIPRNSNRVQAMIEISSGNDSSEDDPSDSDQSDDDSVGET; this is encoded by the coding sequence ATGTGGGTTAAACCTGGTAGTTTCGTCATAATACAACCTATTCAGGAAGGTGTTAAGGTCAAAGGTGAAATTGTTAGAGTTTTGATCACCCAACATATAAAGTATTACAAGGAAGACAAAATATGGCCTGCTGCGTTCTATGAAAAACCAGAATTGGAGGAAAGTGATGATGATAACGACGATGGTATCCCAAGGAATAGTAACAGAGTACAAGCAATGATCGAAATCTCCAGTGGCAATGATTCTAGTGAAGATGATCCCAGTGACAGTGATCAAAGCGACGATGATAGTGTTGGTGAAACGTAA